One region of Papaver somniferum cultivar HN1 unplaced genomic scaffold, ASM357369v1 unplaced-scaffold_131, whole genome shotgun sequence genomic DNA includes:
- the LOC113332452 gene encoding pectinesterase inhibitor 5-like — MGAHYLSSMLLSLLVLSAAAVSIFAVDVELINKICEHEQDFNFCSQTLIGDPGTAAADFDGLMLITISLTLEKIQDNANNIVFLRHITDSVVKERLVSCQENYVNAHFWLQRAYDSGVAKSYYDIFYLLREGWFEASVCENGFKFEPVRTSPLTASYDLLLKHVELTYAVIQHIIGPSSKLQEMDLFKPLPAELNR; from the coding sequence ATGGGAGCTCATTACCTATCATCCATGCTCTTATCACTTCTAGTTCTTTCTGCTGCCGCAGTTTCCATCTTTGCTGTCGACGTCGAGCTGATTAACAAAATCTGCGAACATGAACAAGACTTCAACTTTTGCTCTCAGACTCTGATTGGAGATCCAGGAACTGCAGCAGCAGATTTCGATGGGCTTATGCTTATAACGATTTCATTAACGCTTGAAAAAATTCAAGATAATGCCAATAACATTGTCTTTCTGCGACATATCACTGACTCTGTAGTGAAAGAACGGTTAGTTTCTTGTCAAGAGAACTATGTTAATGCACATTTCTGGCTTCAAAGAGCTTATGATTCTGGGGTTGCAAAGTCATATTATGATATTTTCTATTTGTTAAGAGAAGGATGGTTTGAGGCTAGTGTTTGTGAGAATGGGTTTAAATTTGAACCTGTTCGTACATCACCTTTAACAGCGAGTTATGATCTGTTGCTCAAACATGTCGAACTTACGTATGCTGTCATCCAGCATATCATCGGCCCAAGCAGCAAGTTACAAGAGATGGATTTATTCAAACCCTTACCAGCAGAGCTCAACCGATGA
- the LOC113332522 gene encoding trafficking protein particle complex subunit 4-like isoform X2, which yields MAAAIYSLFIINKSGGLIFYKDYGSAGRMDTNDSLRLASLWHSMHAISQQLSPVLGCQGIELLEADTFDLHCFQSLTGTKFFVVCEPGTQHMDTLLKIIYELYTDYVLKNPFYEMEMPIRTLVARNMQSHKNLSENRQFALLPENCDGSALLTREKGETRSKQGKFVSFERSLHMFKNYNNICKVDKAAISELSPARFQVTWPANSARLQANC from the exons ATGGCTGCTGCAATATATAGTCTTTTCATTATCAACAAATCTGGAGGTCTCATTTTCTATAAG GATTATGGATCAGCAGGAAGAATGGATACTAATGATAGTTTAAGATTAGCAAGTttatggcattcaatgcatgcaatctcACAACAATTATCACCAGTGTTAGGTTGTCAAGGAATTGAACTACTGGAAGCTGATACTTTTGATCTTCATTGTTTTCAATCACTTACAG GGACAAAATTCTTCGTCGTATGTGAACCAGGGACACAACACATGGACACTCTATTGAAGATCATTTATGAACTGTACACAGACTACGTTTTGAAAAATCCTTTTTACGAGATGGAGATGCCAATCAG GACCTTAGTAGCCAGGAACATGCAAAGCCATAAGAATCTCAGTGAGAACCGCCAATTTGCGCTCCTCCCTGAAAATTGTGATGGTAGTGCGCTCTTAACAAGGGAGAAGGGAGAAACGCGCTCCAAACAAGGGAAATTTGtgtcatttgagagaagtttgcACATGTTTAAAAACTACAACAACATATGCAAGGTAGATAAAGCTGCAATCTCTGAATTGAGTCCAGCCAGGTTTCAAGTCACCTGGCCTGCCAATTCTGCTAGGTTACAGGCTAACTGTTGA
- the LOC113332522 gene encoding trafficking protein particle complex subunit 4-like isoform X1, whose translation MAAAIYSLFIINKSGGLIFYKDYGSAGRMDTNDSLRLASLWHSMHAISQQLSPVLGCQGIELLEADTFDLHCFQSLTGTKFFVVCEPGTQHMDTLLKIIYELYTDYVLKNPFYEMEMPISRTLVARNMQSHKNLSENRQFALLPENCDGSALLTREKGETRSKQGKFVSFERSLHMFKNYNNICKVDKAAISELSPARFQVTWPANSARLQANC comes from the exons ATGGCTGCTGCAATATATAGTCTTTTCATTATCAACAAATCTGGAGGTCTCATTTTCTATAAG GATTATGGATCAGCAGGAAGAATGGATACTAATGATAGTTTAAGATTAGCAAGTttatggcattcaatgcatgcaatctcACAACAATTATCACCAGTGTTAGGTTGTCAAGGAATTGAACTACTGGAAGCTGATACTTTTGATCTTCATTGTTTTCAATCACTTACAG GGACAAAATTCTTCGTCGTATGTGAACCAGGGACACAACACATGGACACTCTATTGAAGATCATTTATGAACTGTACACAGACTACGTTTTGAAAAATCCTTTTTACGAGATGGAGATGCCAATCAG CAGGACCTTAGTAGCCAGGAACATGCAAAGCCATAAGAATCTCAGTGAGAACCGCCAATTTGCGCTCCTCCCTGAAAATTGTGATGGTAGTGCGCTCTTAACAAGGGAGAAGGGAGAAACGCGCTCCAAACAAGGGAAATTTGtgtcatttgagagaagtttgcACATGTTTAAAAACTACAACAACATATGCAAGGTAGATAAAGCTGCAATCTCTGAATTGAGTCCAGCCAGGTTTCAAGTCACCTGGCCTGCCAATTCTGCTAGGTTACAGGCTAACTGTTGA
- the LOC113332522 gene encoding trafficking protein particle complex subunit 4-like isoform X3 — MAAAIYSLFIINKSGGLIFYKDYGSAGRMDTNDSLRLASLWHSMHAISQQLSPVLGCQGIELLEADTFDLHCFQSLTGTKFFVVCEPGTQHMDTLLKIIYELYTDYVLKNPFYEMEMPIRCELFDINLIQGIQKDRVALLGR; from the exons ATGGCTGCTGCAATATATAGTCTTTTCATTATCAACAAATCTGGAGGTCTCATTTTCTATAAG GATTATGGATCAGCAGGAAGAATGGATACTAATGATAGTTTAAGATTAGCAAGTttatggcattcaatgcatgcaatctcACAACAATTATCACCAGTGTTAGGTTGTCAAGGAATTGAACTACTGGAAGCTGATACTTTTGATCTTCATTGTTTTCAATCACTTACAG GGACAAAATTCTTCGTCGTATGTGAACCAGGGACACAACACATGGACACTCTATTGAAGATCATTTATGAACTGTACACAGACTACGTTTTGAAAAATCCTTTTTACGAGATGGAGATGCCAATCAGGTGTGAACTCTTTGATATTAACCTCATACAGGGCATCCAGAAAGATCGTGTTGCTTTGCTTGGTCGATGA